In the genome of Streptomyces sp. Q6, the window GGCGCGGACGGCCTCGGCCGATCGCACCTCGGGGACGGGTCGGTGCGGGTCAGCCGAGCCGGATCACGTTCCACGACAGCGGTTCGAGGGTGGCCTTGAGCGTGCCGGCGTCCAGGGTCGTGCCGGTGCCGGCGTGCGGGGCCACACGCTCCGGGTCGGTGAGGGTGTTGCGGGCGTCCGGGTCGGCGTCGGCGAGCACCGAGTGCTCGACGACCGTCGTCAACTCAAGTGCATGCAGGGCGACTTCGAGGGGAAGCGCTTGTGTCTGGCTGCGGTTGACCGCGAAGACGGTAACCGTGCCGTCCTCGGCGCGGACGGCCGTCGCGTGCAGCAGGTCCGCGGTGCCGTGGCGCTTCGTGTCGTAGGTGGGACCCGACACGCGGACGTCGAGGACCTCGCCCCGGCCGTACTTGGCGGCGGCCGCGAACGGGAAGAACGTCGTCTGGCGCCAGGCCGCGCCGCCGGGCTCGGTCATGATCGGCGCGATGACGTTGACCAGCTGGGCCAGGCACGCGACCGTGACGCGGTCCGCGTGGCGCAGCAGCGCGATCAGGAGCGAGCCGAAGACGACCGCGTCCGTGACGGAGTAGACGTCCTCCAGGAGGCGGGGGGCCTCCGGCCAGTCCAGGGCCGAGACCTGGGCGTCGGTGCGGGACATGTACCAGACGTTCCACTCGTCGAAGGAGAGGTTGATCTTCTTCGACGACTTGAGCTTGGCGCCCACGTGGTCGCAGGTCGCGACGACGTTCTCGATGAACGACTCCATGTCGACCGCGGAGGCGAGGAACGAGTCGCGGTCGCCGTCGTGCTCCTCGTAGTAGGCGTGCAGGGAGATGTAGTCGACGAGGTCGTAGGTCTCGGTGAGGACCGTCGCCTCCCACTCGGCGAACGTGTCCATGCCCTGGCCGGAGGAGCCGCAGGCGACGAGTTCGACGTCCTTGTCTATCTGGCGCATCGCGCGGGCCGTCTCGGCCGCGATCCGCCCGTACTCCTCGGCCGTCTTGTGGCCGGTCTGCCAGGGGCCGTCCATCTCGTTGCCCAGGCACCACAGGCGGATGCCGAAGGGGTCCTTGTCGCCGTGGGCGATGCGCAGGTCGGAGAGCGCCGTGCCCTGCGGGTGGTTGGCGTACTCCTGGAGCTCGATGGCCTCGGCGACCCCGCGCGTGCCGAGGTTGACCGCCATCATCGGCTCGGCCTGCGGGCCGACCTTCTTCAGGAAGGCGATGTACTCGGACAGGCCGAACCGGTTCGACTCCGTCGTGCGCCAGGCGAGGTCGAGGCGCTTGGGGCGGTCCTCGACGGGGCCGACGGAGTCCTCCCACTTGTAGCCGGAGACGAAGTTGCCGCCGGGGTAGCGGATGGCCGTGACCCCGAGTTCACGGACCAGTTCGAGGACGTCCGTGCGCAGTCCGGCCTCGTCGGCCGTGGGGTGCTCCGGCTCGAAGATGCCGGTGTAGACGCAGCGGCCGAGGTGTTCCACGAACGAGCCGAACAGGCGCGGATCGACCTTGCCGACGGTGAACGCGGGGTCGAGGGCGAATCGGGCGGTACGAGTCATGAAGGACTGCCTCTGTGGTGTGTCGGTTGGGTCTGGCGCCCCCGGCGAGGGATCACGCCAACTTCGTTCGAAATCACGGACATTGGTCGAACCAGCGGACAAACCGTAAGGCGGGCGCGAACCGTCGTCAATGCTTCGCGCCCGCCCCGGCGCCGGTGGGCCGCGTCGTCAGGACACGGCCGGCCAGCCGTCCTTGCCCCAGCTCAGCTCGTTGAGGCCGAGCTTCGGGGTGCCGTTGTCCTCGGCGTCGTAGTAGTGGTACGCGAGGACGTCGCGCCCCTTGTCCTGGAAGACGGACTCGCCGCCGGTGCCGACGAACCGGCCGTGCCCGGCGAGGAGCAGCGAACCGCCGCCGTCCAGGAGGGCCTTGCCGTCCTTGTCGACGTACGGGCCCGTGACCGACGTCGAGCGGCCCACCCGGATCTTGTACGTGGAGTTCACACCGGAGCAGCACGCGTCGTACGAGGCGAGGAGGTAGTAGTGGCGGCCGTGCTTGACGACCGCCGGGCCCTCCACGGCGTACGGGGCGTCGGGGCGGGTGGCGAGGTGGTGGACGGTGGCCCCGGTGATCGCTTTCCCCGTGCGGGGGTCGAGCTCGACCATGCGGATGCCGGTCCAGTACGAGCCGAAGGACATCCAGAGCCTGCCGCCCGCGCGGACGATCCCCGGGTCGATGGCGTTCCAGCTGTCGCCGGTCTCCGAGGAGAAGACCTTGCCGTGGTCCGTCCAGGTGCCCGGGAGTCCGGAGTCGGAGGTCGCGACGCCGATCGCCGAGTGGTTCGTGCCCCAGGAGGAGACCGCGTAGTAGAGCCAGTATCTGCCGTCCCGGTACGAGATGTCCGGGGCCCACGGGTCGCCGGTGGCGTTGTACTCGTACCACCAGCTCGGCGGGGTGGCGAAGGCGTTGCCCTCGTCGGACCAGTCGACGCGGTTCGACGAGAGGCGGGCGCCGATGATCCCGCCGGTGGAGTAGGCGACGTAGCGGCCGTCCTTGAGCTTGACGACGGTCGGGTCGTGGATGATCTGCTGGCCGGTGATGGTCTGCGGGTCCGGGTAACTCTGCGCCGCCTGGGCCGCGTTCGGCAGGAGGGCGAGCATGCTCGCCGCGGCCGCCGCGCCGATCGCCGCGCGCACGGTCGTGGTCACTGTCCCGCCAATCCCGTGTGGGCGACGCCCGCCACGATCTGCCGCTGGAAGAAGACGAACACGATGATGAGCGGCAGGCCCGCCATCAGGCCGCCGGCCATGAGCTGGGCCCACTGGATGCCGTAGGAGTTCATGACGGTCGCGATGCCGTTCGGCATGGTCATCAGGTCGGGGTTGTTGGTGACCATGTACGGCCACAGGAAGTTGTTCCACGACGCGATGAAGGTGAAGATGCCGACCGCCGCGAGGGAGGGGCGGGCGAGCGGGACGACGATGGTGAAGAAGACCCGCCAGCGGCCCGCGCCGTCGATGAACGCGGCCTCCTCCAGCTCGCGCGGGATGCCCTGGAAGAACTTGTAGAGGATGTAGACCATGGCCGCCGGGGCGCACTGCGGCAGGATCATGCCCCAGTACGTGTCGACCATCCCCATCTGCTGGACCGTGGTGAACAGCGGGACGCCGAGGACCGCCGGGGAGACCATGAGGCCGGCCATGACGACGCCCATCAGGACGTTCTTGCCCTTGAACTCCGTGCGGGCGAAGCCGTATCCGGCGAGTGCGGCGACGGCGAGCACGATCGCGGTGACGCAGACGGAGACGACGAGCGAGTTCACGAACCAGTTGGAGACGTTGCCGGTCTCCCACAGCGCCTTCCACGCCTGGGTCGTCCACACCTTCGGCAGCCAGTGCGGCGGGATCTCGGCGGCCTCGGCCTCGGACTTGAGGGAGGTGAGCAGGGCCGCGGCGATCGGCGCCAGGAAGGCGGCGGAGACGGCCACGCCGAGCAGCGTGAGGACGATCTGGCTGGGCGTCCAGGGCCTGCGTGCCTTGCGGGACCCGACCGGTGTCTCGGTGGCGGTCATCGAGTGCCCTCCTCACGGTTGCGCAGCAGCACCATCCGCCCGAGGGCGACGGCCGCGATGATCACGAAGAAGATGATGGACATCGCGGAGGCGTAGCCCACGCGGTAGCTGGTGAAGCCCTGTTCGAGGGTGTACTGCACGAAGGAGCGGGTGGAGAGCTCGGGTCCTGGACCGAAGTCCATCATCACGACGGCCTGGTCGAAGAGCTGGAGCGAGGCCAGGATCTGGAGCGCGACGACGAGCCCCGTGATGTGGCGCAGCATCGGCAGGGTGATGTGGACCATGCGGTGCCAGGCGTTGGCGCCGTCCAGCTTCGCGGCCTCGTAGAGGTGGCCGGGGATGCCCTGGAGCGCGGCGAGGTACAGCAGGAAGGAGAAGCCGACGGTCCACCACAGGGTGGTGATGACGATGGCGAGCATCGCGTACGACTTGTCGGTCAGCCAGGGCGTCTCGATGCCGAAGGTGTGGTTGAACAGGCCGATGCCCTGCGTGAACAGCCACTGCCACATGTTGGCCGCGACCGTCGACGGCAGCAGGAACGGGGCGAAGAAGCACAGCCGCCACAGCCACTTCGCGCGCTCGATGTGGTGCGCGAGCATCGCGAGCAGGAACGCGAGGAGCGTGATGCACGGGACGACGAGGAGCGTGAAGTACGCGCTGTGTCCGAGCGCGTCCCACATGGCCTGGTCGTTCAGGGCGTCGCGGTAGTTGTCGAGGCCGACGAAGCTGGCGCCGTCGCCGGAGATGTTGGCGTCCGTGAAGCTGAGGTAGACGCCACGCAGCAGCGGCCAGATCACGAACAGCGCGAACAGCACCAGGAAGGGGGCGACGAACCAGCCCCCGTGCTGGAAGCCCTGCTTGCGGCGGACGGTGGTGCTCACGACCGCGCTCTTCGCGCGCGCCGGGGCGATGACGCTCTCAGCACTGGTCGTCGTCATGCGACCGCACCTCCCTGCGCGGCGGTCTTGCCGTCCATCGGGTTCTTCGAGGCGAGGAGCTTGCCGAGCTCCGTCTTCATGCGCCGCGCGACGGCGTCCGGCTTGGCGGAGCCCATCGTCGAGGAGACGACCATCGGACCGAGGTCCTGGGCGAGGACGCCGGTGGAGCCCGCGAACCACACCTTGGGCTCGGTGGCCTGGTGGTCCATGGCGCTCACGTACTCGTTCTGCGGGGTGAGCTTCTTGTACGCGGCCGTCGACAGGTTCGGCGTGTACGCGGGGATGTGGCCGCCGGCCGCCCACTGCTGGGCGTGCTTGACGACGTACGCGGCGAGTTCGTGCGCGCCCTCGTTGGTGGCGCCGCCGCGGTCGCCCTGGTGCGGCAGGACGAAGGAGTGCGACTCGGCGTGCGTGGCCTGCTTGCCGAAGACGGGCGGCAGCGGGGTGGCGCCGTAGTCCAGCTCGGCGCCGGAGAAGACGGGCACCGACCAGTTGCCCTCCCAGGTGAAGGGGGCGCCGTTGATGAACTGCTCGCCGGTGGGCGCGCCCGGGATCACATAGCCGTCGGTGACGTGCCGGCGGAGGAACTCCAGGACCTGGGTGGCCTTGTCGGCGTCGAAGCGGACGTCGGTGCGCTCGTCGTTGAACCACTCGCCGCCGAGCTGGGTGTAGAAGGCGACGAAGAACCACCACTGGAAGTTCTGGTCGTTGGTCCACAGGCCGATGGTCTGGAGGCCCTTCTTCTGGACCTTCTTGGCCTTCTTCAGCACGTCGAACCAGTCGGCGGTGGAGGTGGCCTGGATCATCCGGCCGTCGTCGTCGAGCAGGTCCGCCTTCTTCAGGACGTCCTTGCGGTAGAAGCAGAGCTGTACGTGGATGTCGAGCGGCAGGGCGTAGAGCTTGCCGTCGATGATGCCGCGGTTCCACAGATCGGGGTTGTAGTCCTCCTTCCGTACGCCGTACTTGGCGAGGAGGTCCATGTCCCAGGGGTCGAGGAGGCGACCCGGCGAGAAGCCCGCGACCCGGCCGAGGTGCATCACGCCGAGCTCGGGGGCGCGGTTGCCCGCGGCCGCCATGGCGAGTTTCGTGTAGAAGGGGTTGCCCCACTGGAGGGTGGAGTCCTTCACGTCGATGTCCGGATGCTCCTTACGGAAGGAGTCCAGCATCGCGATCATGTTCGCGCCGTCGCCGCCACTGAAGAGGTTCCAGTAGCGCACTCGGGTGTCCGCGCCGGAGGCCAGCGCGTCGGCGCCGGTGCCGAGCGCCGCGAAGCCGAAGCTTCCGGCGACCGTCAACCCGCCTATCCCGCCAAGGATCTGCCTGCGACTCAGGCCAGGTCGTCCCATGCCCTGCCCTTACTGTTGATGTTCGAGATTTCGGCTGCTGCCCGTAACTTCGAACGGGACCGTATGGTTGAAGCGCTTCGACCGTCAATGGGTTGGACACCGAAAAGTTTCGGTCGCGTGACGGCACGGAAAAGCCGCAGCCGCGCCCGCCCGGTGTGCGGGCGGACGCGGCTGCGGCGTGGGTGCGGCCGGGTGTGCGGCCGGCGGCGGCTATCCGAAGGCGGGCTGCGGCAGCCCTGTCCCGCGCCGGGCAGCACCAGCAGTGAACCCTCCAGCGGGGACGGTGAGTTGAGGCCCACGCGGGCCGTGGAGACGTACAGGTCCGTCAGGTCGCGGCCGCCGAACGCACACGCCGTCGGGCGGCGCACCGGCAGCGGGACGACCCGGTCCAGGGCGCCGGACGGCGTGTAGCGGCGCAGGGCTCCGCCGTCCCACAGGGCCACCCAGACGCAGCCGTCGGCGTCGACGGTGAGGCCGTCGGGGAAGCCGGCGCCCTCCTCCACGGTCGCCAACTCCCTGCGCCCGCGCACCTGTTCACTGTCCACGTCGAAGACGTCGATGCGGCGGGTCGCCGTGTCGACGTAGTACATGAGCGTGCCGTCGGGGCTCCAGCCGGTGCCGTTGGAGACGGTGACGTCGTCGAGGATCCCGGCCACCGCGCCGTCGGGCGCCAGGCGGATCAGGGTGCCGCCGCCGGGCGTCTCGTCGTACGCCATCGAGCCCGCCCAGAGCGAGCCGTCGGGGGCGACCGCCGCGTCGTTGCCGCGGCGGCCGGGGACGGGGTCGCGGTGCAGCCAGGCGAAGGCGCCCTCGGGCGAGTAACCGCCCACGCCGTCCCGGAGGTTGACCACGAGACCGCCGTCGGTGCGCGGCTTCGCGGCGCCCACGTGCTGCTCGGTGGCCAGGACCGTGCGGCGGCCGCTGCCGGGCTCGTACGTGTGGACGCGCGAGCCGAGGATGTCCACCCAGATCAGCCGGTCCTTCGCCGCGTCCCAGGTCGGGCCCTCGCCCAGTTCGGCGGTGGCGAGGACCGCCACGTCGGGCGCCGTGGTCATCGGGCCACCCCGCGGTGGCCGAGCCGCTCGGACAGGTCGGCGGCGCCCTTGGTGGCGAGCTGCGCCAGCTCGTCCTCGCGCGCGTCGCTCCAGCGGATCATCGGTACGGAGATGGAGAGGGCGGCGACGACCCGGTTGGTGCGGTCGTGGACGGGGGCGGCGACGCAGGACACGTCCGTGTTCGACTCGCGGCTCTCGACGGCCCAGCCGCGCTCGCGGATGCCGAGGAGGTGCTCGCGCAGCACGGCCGGGTCCGTGATGCTGTTCTCCGTCATGGCGAGCAGGTCGGCGTCGTCCGGGATCCGCGCGGCCAGCTCGGGCTCGGGCAGCGACGCGAGGAGCATCTTGCCGACCGAGGTGCAGTGGGCGGGCAGCCGGCGTCCGGCGGCGGAGACCATCCGCACGGCGTGCGTGGAGTCGACCTTG includes:
- a CDS encoding alpha-N-arabinofuranosidase; this translates as MTRTARFALDPAFTVGKVDPRLFGSFVEHLGRCVYTGIFEPEHPTADEAGLRTDVLELVRELGVTAIRYPGGNFVSGYKWEDSVGPVEDRPKRLDLAWRTTESNRFGLSEYIAFLKKVGPQAEPMMAVNLGTRGVAEAIELQEYANHPQGTALSDLRIAHGDKDPFGIRLWCLGNEMDGPWQTGHKTAEEYGRIAAETARAMRQIDKDVELVACGSSGQGMDTFAEWEATVLTETYDLVDYISLHAYYEEHDGDRDSFLASAVDMESFIENVVATCDHVGAKLKSSKKINLSFDEWNVWYMSRTDAQVSALDWPEAPRLLEDVYSVTDAVVFGSLLIALLRHADRVTVACLAQLVNVIAPIMTEPGGAAWRQTTFFPFAAAAKYGRGEVLDVRVSGPTYDTKRHGTADLLHATAVRAEDGTVTVFAVNRSQTQALPLEVALHALELTTVVEHSVLADADPDARNTLTDPERVAPHAGTGTTLDAGTLKATLEPLSWNVIRLG
- a CDS encoding arabinan endo-1,5-alpha-L-arabinosidase; translation: MLALLPNAAQAAQSYPDPQTITGQQIIHDPTVVKLKDGRYVAYSTGGIIGARLSSNRVDWSDEGNAFATPPSWWYEYNATGDPWAPDISYRDGRYWLYYAVSSWGTNHSAIGVATSDSGLPGTWTDHGKVFSSETGDSWNAIDPGIVRAGGRLWMSFGSYWTGIRMVELDPRTGKAITGATVHHLATRPDAPYAVEGPAVVKHGRHYYLLASYDACCSGVNSTYKIRVGRSTSVTGPYVDKDGKALLDGGGSLLLAGHGRFVGTGGESVFQDKGRDVLAYHYYDAEDNGTPKLGLNELSWGKDGWPAVS
- a CDS encoding carbohydrate ABC transporter permease; this translates as MTATETPVGSRKARRPWTPSQIVLTLLGVAVSAAFLAPIAAALLTSLKSEAEAAEIPPHWLPKVWTTQAWKALWETGNVSNWFVNSLVVSVCVTAIVLAVAALAGYGFARTEFKGKNVLMGVVMAGLMVSPAVLGVPLFTTVQQMGMVDTYWGMILPQCAPAAMVYILYKFFQGIPRELEEAAFIDGAGRWRVFFTIVVPLARPSLAAVGIFTFIASWNNFLWPYMVTNNPDLMTMPNGIATVMNSYGIQWAQLMAGGLMAGLPLIIVFVFFQRQIVAGVAHTGLAGQ
- a CDS encoding sugar ABC transporter permease, which encodes MTTTSAESVIAPARAKSAVVSTTVRRKQGFQHGGWFVAPFLVLFALFVIWPLLRGVYLSFTDANISGDGASFVGLDNYRDALNDQAMWDALGHSAYFTLLVVPCITLLAFLLAMLAHHIERAKWLWRLCFFAPFLLPSTVAANMWQWLFTQGIGLFNHTFGIETPWLTDKSYAMLAIVITTLWWTVGFSFLLYLAALQGIPGHLYEAAKLDGANAWHRMVHITLPMLRHITGLVVALQILASLQLFDQAVVMMDFGPGPELSTRSFVQYTLEQGFTSYRVGYASAMSIIFFVIIAAVALGRMVLLRNREEGTR
- a CDS encoding extracellular solute-binding protein, which encodes MGRPGLSRRQILGGIGGLTVAGSFGFAALGTGADALASGADTRVRYWNLFSGGDGANMIAMLDSFRKEHPDIDVKDSTLQWGNPFYTKLAMAAAGNRAPELGVMHLGRVAGFSPGRLLDPWDMDLLAKYGVRKEDYNPDLWNRGIIDGKLYALPLDIHVQLCFYRKDVLKKADLLDDDGRMIQATSTADWFDVLKKAKKVQKKGLQTIGLWTNDQNFQWWFFVAFYTQLGGEWFNDERTDVRFDADKATQVLEFLRRHVTDGYVIPGAPTGEQFINGAPFTWEGNWSVPVFSGAELDYGATPLPPVFGKQATHAESHSFVLPHQGDRGGATNEGAHELAAYVVKHAQQWAAGGHIPAYTPNLSTAAYKKLTPQNEYVSAMDHQATEPKVWFAGSTGVLAQDLGPMVVSSTMGSAKPDAVARRMKTELGKLLASKNPMDGKTAAQGGAVA
- a CDS encoding IclR family transcriptional regulator, translated to MGRLVPAVTRALDILELFLDGDGTLSAPDIVRKLQLPRTTVHELVTTLAARSYIVQVPGQPGRYRLGVRPYQLGSRYAEQLDLAAEGQQVARTVAETCDETVHVAILEGTDVIYIAKVDSTHAVRMVSAAGRRLPAHCTSVGKMLLASLPEPELAARIPDDADLLAMTENSITDPAVLREHLLGIRERGWAVESRESNTDVSCVAAPVHDRTNRVVAALSISVPMIRWSDAREDELAQLATKGAADLSERLGHRGVAR